From one Acipenser ruthenus chromosome 21, fAciRut3.2 maternal haplotype, whole genome shotgun sequence genomic stretch:
- the LOC117428052 gene encoding transient receptor potential cation channel subfamily M member 7-like, with translation MSQQSWIENTFTKRECVYILPVSKDPHRCLPGCQICQQLVRCCCGRLVRQHAGFTASLAMKYSDVKLGENEMPELEEWSVEKHTEASPTDAYGIINFQGGSHSYRAKYARLSYDSKPESVLRLMLKEWQMELPKIVISVHGGMQNFDLHPRIKQVVGKGLIKAAVTTGAWILTGGVNTGVAKHVGDALKEHSSRSSRRICTIGIAQWGVIENRNDLIGRDVVAPYQTLLNPLSKLNVLNNFHSHFILVDDGTVGKYGAEVKLRRELEKHINLQRIHARIGQGVPVVALIFEGGPNVILTVLEYLQESPPVPVVVCEGTGRAADILAYIHKQTEQGGGLPDGVESEIISTIKRTFNFSQSEAIHLFQTLMECMKNKELITVFHIGSEEPQDIDVAILRALLKGTNASAFDQLVLTLAWDRVDIAKNHVFVYGQQWLVGSLEQAMLDALIMDRVEFVKLLIENGVSMHKFLTISRLEELYNTKQIPTNSTLFHLVRDVKKGNLPPDYKITLIDVGLVIEYLMGGTYRCNYTRKRFRIVYNNLHGNSRRSGRQSFSGSGSQLRKNHEEFSIRADKKEKTRHNHFIKTAQPYKPKPESTTEQSKKRKSKEEIVDIDDPETKRFPYPFNELLVWAALVKRQKMALFFWQHGEESMAKALVASKLCRSMAYEAKNSDVVDDASEELKEYSNEFGTLAVDLLEQSFRQDETMAMKLLTYELKNWSNSTCLKLAVSSRLRAFVAHTCTQMLLSDMWMGRLNMRKSSWYKVILSILVPPAILLLEYKTKAEMSHIPQSQDAHQMTMEDSEHNFQSPAEEIPMDVLKEVRPYDNTEVKNEIYIRPRRLPITRKFYAFYHAPIVKFWFNTLAYLGFLMLYTYVVLVKMAKMPSIQEWIVISYIFTSAIEKIREIFMSEAGKINQKIKVWFGDYFNITDCLAILTFFIGFGLRFGDDDVFLAGRLGYCLNIIFWYVRLLDFLAVNQQAGPYVMMIGKMVANMFYIVVIMAVVLLSFGVPRKAILYPNEEPSWKLAKDIVFQPYWMIFGEVYAYEIDTCANDSVVQKLCSTGVWLTPFLQAVYLFVQYILMVNLLIAFFNNVYLQVKAISNIVWKYQRYHFIMAYHEKPVLPPPLIILSHLVSLFSCFCRKRKKDRTYGPKLFLTEDDQKKLHDFEEQCVEKYFHEKEDQFHTGSEERIRVTSNKVDRMCIQLKEVGDRVNYIKRSLHSLDSQIGHLQDLSALTVDTLKALTAQKASEASKVHKEITMELSLSKHLGQNLVDGGLQKSSALLKHSIGAYFGSSFPRCADSLLGASAQADPRERDTASWRYGQDLTSNPERKPLNFPEAGTSGSALIQSAVSPPELRRRGHTMMERQLSPPEKLRHADSPSLPNVLSPTAKFFVSTPSQPSDFSRLECAVAGDQVPPGVAESHSVEFGAFVGDTFKRNTPLPACELAAANRAVASGGAPSHPQREKEKHRQRFDVSPKRLLQKLRSITKLRGHKDTLEVQRSTTKDTARKFKDLFPPKGKDMGGYHPDCQMRTVSSYAGFTELDRNPVSLSSFSRSSRDRSRVSAEDVVHQEGQKASLLPAWILGKSAAASSSLPPGEETLNVAASLYSSRHAHLGGRKDSIGSPFKPTLDIGYQFSAVERNNLMRLAQSIPFIPVQPRGEPVTVYRLEESSPNTMNNSMSSWSQRGLSAKIEFLSKEEMGGGLRRALKVTCTWSEYDLLKPGHLYIIKSFLPEVVNTWQSIYKEETVLHLCLREIQQQRAAQKLTFAFNQMKPKTIPYSPRFLEVFLLYCHSAGQWFAIEECITGEFRKFNNNNGDEIVPTNMLEETMLAFSHWSYEYTRGELLVLDLQGVGENLTDPSVIKSGEKGSHDMIFGPANLGDDAIKNFRAKHHCNSCCRKLKLPDLKRNDYTPDSVQVTLSQDDTPEVSI, from the exons ATG TCCCAGCAATCCTGGATAGAAAACACTTTCACCAAGAGGGAATGTGTGTACATACTGCCAGTTTCAAAAGATCCCCACAG ATGCCTTCCAGGATGTCAAATTTGCCAACAGCTTGTCCG GTGTTGCTGTGGGCGGCTGGTCAGGCAGCATGCTGGCTTCACCGCCAGCCTGGCCATGAAGTACTCCGATGTGAAGCTGGGTGAAAATGAAATGCCCGAATTGGAGGAGTGGTCAGTGGAAAAACATACAGAGGCAAGCCCAACCGATGCGTATGGCATCATCAACTTTCAAGGAGGGTCCCATTCCTACAGAGCCAAG TATGCACGGCTGTCCTACGACTCTAAACCCGAATCGGTTCTTCGCCTCATGCTCAAAGAATGGCAGATGGAGCTACCCAAGATTGTCATCTCTGTCCACGGTGGGATGCAGAACTTTGATCTCCATCCGCGCATCAAGCAGGTTGTTGGCAAAGGTCTCATTAAAGCTGCAGTAACAACAGGAGCCTGGATTTTAACTGGAGGAGTCAACACAg gcgtTGCAAAACATGTAGGTGATGCCCTCAAAGAGCATTCATCCCGATCATCTCGAAGAATTTGCACTATTGGGATCGCTCAGTGGGGGGTGATTGAAAACCGAAACGACCTGATTGGAAGAGAT GTGGTCGCCCCATACCAAACCCTGTTAAACCCGCTAAGCAAGTTAAACGTCTTGAACAACTTTCATTCACATTTCATTCTGGTGGATGATGGAACAGTTGGAAAATATGGGGCTGAAGTGAAGCTACGTCGAGAACTGGAAAAACATATTAACCTGCAGAGGATTCATGCAA GAATTGGTCAAGGTGTGCCAGTGGTGGCGCTCATATTTGAGGGCGGTCCCAATGTTATCCTCACTGTGCTGGAGTACCTCCAGGAAAGCCCCCCGGTCCCGGTGGTGGTTTGTGAAGGGACAGGCCGAGCAGCTGACATCCTCGCGTACATTCACAAGCAGACTGAGCAAGGAGG AGGACTACCGGATGGTGTCGAAAGTGAGATCATTTCAACTATTAAAAGAACCTTCAACTTCAGTCAAAGTGAGGCTATCCACCTTTTCCAAACATTGATGGAATGCATGAAGAACAAAGAATTG ATAACCGTCTTTCATATTGGGTCAGAAGAACCCCAGGATATTGACGTAGCAATTCTAAGAGCGCTGTTAAAAG GCACCAATGCTTCTGCATTTGACCAGCTTGTCCTGACCCTGGCTTGGGACCGCGTAGACATTGCCAAGAACCATGTCTTTgtttatggacagcagtggttg GTTGGGTCTCTGGAACAAGCCATGCTGGATGCCCTTATTATGGATCGAGTAGAATTTGTGAAGCTCCTCATTGAAAATGGAGTTAGCATGCACAAGTTTCTTACAATCTCCCGGCTTGAAGAACTTTACAACACA aaacaaattcCAACCAACTCAACACTTTTTCACCTAGTACGGGATGTAAAAAAG GGCAACCTCCCCCCAGATTACAAGATCACACTAATCGATGTGGGCCTGGTCATCGAATATCTAATGGGTGGCACTTACAGGTGCAACTACACCAGGAAGCGCTTCAGAATTGTTTACAACAATCTCCATGGGAACAGTCGG cGGTCTGGCCGACAATCTTTCTCGGGCAGTGGATCTCAACTACGTAAAAACCACGAGGAGTTCTCCATCCGAGCAGACAAGAAGGAAAAGACGAGACACAATCATTTCATTAAGACTGCGCAACCATACAAACCCAAG CCCGAATCCACAACTGAGCAGTCAAAGAAGAGAAAAAGCAAAGAGGAAATAGTGGACATTGATGACCCAGAAACCAAGCGCTTCCCGTATCCGTTCAATGAGCTGCTGGTGTGGGCTGCACTCGTGAAGAGGCAGAAAATGGCCTTGTTCTTCTGGCAGCATGGAGAAGAGTCCATGGCGAAGGCTTTAGTAGCCAGCAAGCTGTGTCGCTCGATGGCTTATGAGGCAAAAAATAGTGATGTTGTAGATGATGCATCTGAAGAATTGAAAGAGTATTCGAA TGAGTTTGGCACACTGGCAGTGGACTTACTAGAACAGTCGTTCAGACAGGATGAAACAATGGCCATGAAGCTCCTAACCTACGAACTGAAAAACTGGAGTAATTCGACGTGCCTTAAACTGGCTGTGTCGTCAAGACTACGTGCCTTTGTGGCTCACACCTGCACACAGATGCTGCTGTCTGACATGTGGATGGGAAGGCTAAACATGAGAAAGAGTTCCTGGTACAAG GTTATTCTAAGTATTTTAGTCCCGCCAGCTATTCTGCTGCTGGAGTATAAAACAAAGGCGGAAATGTCCCACATTCCCCAGTCCCAGGATGCCCATCAGATGACTATGGAGGATAGTGAGCACAATTTCCAGAGTCCTGCTGAGGAGATTCCAATG gatgtgCTCAAGGAAGTGAGACCCTATGACAATACTGAAGTGAAAAATGAAATTTACATCAGGCCAAGAAGGCTGCCAATTACCAGAAAATTCTACGCATTCTACCACGCTCCCATTGTGAAGTTCTGGTTCAACACT CTGGCTTACTTGGGGTTTCTAATGCTGTACACGTATGTTGTTTTGGTGAAAATGGCCAAAATGCCATCGATTCAAGAATGGATTGTGATTTCCTATATTTTTACATCTGCCATTGAGAAAATCCGTGAG ATCTTTATGTCTGAAGCTGGAAAAATCAATCAAAAAATCAAAGTTTGGTTTGGTGACTATTTTAATATTACAGACTGCCTTGCAATCCTCACGTTCTTCATTGGCTTTGGACTGAGATTTGGAGACGATGATGTTTTCCTTGCTGGAAGATTAGGGTATTGCCTGAATATCATATTTTGGTACGTGAGGCTTCTAGATTTTCTGGCAGTAAATCAGCAAGCTGGACCTTACGTAATGATGATTGGGAAAATG GTGGCtaacatgttttatattgtgGTGATCATGGCAGTTGTGTTGCTCAGCTTTGGAGTTCCCAGGAAGGCTATCCTCTATCCCAACGAGGAGCCCTCGTGGAAGCTGGCCAAAGATATTGTCTTTCAGCCTTACTGGATGATCTTTGGTGAAGTGTATGCTTATGAAATCGACA catgTGCAAACGACAGTGTAGTCCAGAAACTTTGTAGCACAGGTGTATGGCTCACCCCTTTTTTACAAGCAGTCTACCTCTTTGTTCAGTACATTCTTATGGTCAATCTTCTCATTGCTTTCTTCAA caatgtgTATTTGCAAGTGAAAGCCATTTCCAACATCGTGTGGAAGTACCAGCGTTACCATTTCATCATGGCCTACCACGAGAAGCCTGTTCTTCCTCCTCCATTGATCATTTTAAGTCACCTGGTATCATTGTTCTCATGTTTCTGTAGAAAGAGAAAGAAGGACAGAACTTACGGACCAA AATTGTTCTTGACGGAAGATGACCAGAAGAAACTGCATGACTTTGAAGAGCAGTGTGTGGAAAAGTACTTCCATGAAAAGGAGGACCAGTTTCACACTGGAAGTGAAGAAAGAATTCGGGTCACTTCTAACAA ggTTGACAGGATGTGTATTCAGTTAAAGGAAGTAGGTGATAGAGTGAACTATATAAAACGATCACTGCATTCCCTGGACTCTCAAATCGGCCACCTTCAAGATCTGTCGGCTCTCACCGTGGACACCCTGAAAGCTCTGACTGCACAGAAAGCATCCGAAGCCAGCAAGGTCCACAAAGAGATCACCATGGAGCTCAGCCTTTCTAAGCACCTGGGGCAGAACCTTGTCGACGGCGGCTTGCAGAAATCCTCtgcgctcctgaaacacagcattgGGGCTTATTTTGGGTCGTCTTTTCCTCGGTGCGCGGACTCCTTGCTGGGGGCTAGTGCTCAGGCTGACCCCCGAGAACGGGACACAGCTAGCTGGAGATACGGCCAGGACCTTACCTCAAATCCTGAGAGAAAACCTCTCAACTTTCCAGAGGCTGGTACCTCAGGCAGTGCCTTAATCCAAAGTGCGGTATCTCCCCCCGAGCTGCGACGCAGAGGCCACACTATGATGGAGAGGCAGCtgtcccctccagaaaagctgAGACATGCCGACTCACCTAGCTTACCAAATGTTTTGTCCCCAACTGCCAAGTTTTTTGTTAGCACCCCCTCGCAGCCCAGTGACTTTAGTCGGCTGGAGTGTGCAGTCGCTGGGGACCAGGTTCCTCCTGGCGTAGCTGAAAGCCATAGTGTTGAATTTGGGGCCTTTGTTG GGGACACTTTCAAAAGAAACACCCCTTTGCCAGCTTGCGAACTGGCAGCCGCCAACAGAGCTGTGGCAAGTGGTGGCGCACCCAGCCACCCTCAACGAGAGAAGGAAAAGCATAGGCAGCGGTTTGATGTTAGCCCCAAGCGACTGCTGCAAAAGCTACGGAGCATAACCAAACTTCGAG GTCATAAAGACACCCTTGAAGTTCAGAGATCAACCACAAAAGATACAGCTAGAAAATTCAAAGATTTATTTCCACCGAAGGGCAAAGATATG GGTGGGTATCATCCCGATTGTCAAATGAGGACGGTCAGTTCATATGCCGGATTTACCGAACTTGACAGAaaccctgtgtctctctctt cGTTCAGCAGGAGCAGCAGAGATCGAAGCAGAGTCTCTGCTGAAGACGTTGTACACCAGGAGGGTCAGAAAGCGTCGCTGCTGCCG GCTTGGATACTAGGAAAATCCGCAGCAGCAAGCAGCTCGTT accCCCTGGAGAAGAAACCTTAAATG TTGCTGCAAGCCTGTACTCATCTCGACATGCACATCTCGGGGGAAGAAAAGACT CTATTGGTTCTCCTTTCAAGCCAACCTTGGACATTGGTTATCAATTCTCAG ctGTTGAGAGGAATAATCTGATGCGGTTAGCTCAGAGTATTCCATTCATCCCAGTCCAGCCAAGag GTGAGCCTGTCACAGTGTACCGTCTGGAGGAGAGCTCTCCCAACACCATGAACAACAGCATGTCCTCTTGGTCCCAGCGAGGACTCTCTGCTAAGATCGAGTTCCTGAGCAAGGAAGAGATGGGAGGGGGTTTGAGGAGAGCTTTGAAGGTTACATGCACCTGGTCAGAATATGACCTCCTGAAACCAGGGCATCTCTATATCATCAAATCCTTCCTTCCTGAGGTTGTGAACACCTGGCAGAGCATCTACAAAGAGGAGACTGTGTTGCACCTCTGTCTCAGA